One window of Burkholderia cepacia GG4 genomic DNA carries:
- a CDS encoding LysE family translocator, whose translation MTASAAVLAILAALWLGAMIPGPSFVLVARNSIGLSRRDGLATALGMGIGGIVFGGVALAGLYTLLQAVEWLYVGLKLAGGAYLIYMASKIWRGADRPIAMDDPQGIAAGSARKSFWTGLTTQLSNPKTAIWYGSIFAALLPQHPPLWCYLALPPLVFGVEFGWYTIVALCFSTRRPRELYLRAKKWVDRVAAGAITLLGLRLILNAPKAGI comes from the coding sequence ATGACTGCATCGGCTGCCGTACTCGCCATTCTGGCCGCGCTGTGGCTTGGCGCGATGATTCCGGGCCCGAGTTTCGTGCTGGTCGCCCGCAACTCGATCGGGCTGTCGCGCCGCGACGGGCTCGCCACCGCGCTCGGCATGGGCATCGGCGGAATCGTGTTCGGTGGCGTCGCGCTGGCCGGCCTCTACACGCTGCTGCAGGCGGTCGAATGGCTGTATGTCGGGCTCAAGCTGGCGGGCGGCGCGTACCTGATCTACATGGCGTCGAAGATCTGGCGCGGCGCCGACCGGCCGATTGCGATGGACGACCCGCAGGGGATCGCCGCCGGCAGCGCGCGCAAGTCGTTCTGGACCGGCCTCACGACCCAGCTGAGCAACCCGAAGACGGCGATCTGGTACGGCAGCATCTTCGCGGCGCTGCTGCCGCAGCATCCGCCGCTGTGGTGCTACCTGGCGCTGCCGCCGCTGGTGTTCGGCGTCGAATTCGGCTGGTACACGATCGTCGCGCTGTGCTTCTCGACCCGCCGTCCGCGCGAACTCTACCTGCGCGCGAAGAAGTGGGTCGACCGCGTCGCGGCCGGCGCGATCACGCTGCTCGGGCTGCGGCTGATCCTGAATGCGCCGAAAGCGGGGATCTGA
- the dctA gene encoding C4-dicarboxylate transporter DctA: protein MQASRIRRTLSKLYVQVLIGIAAGILVGHFYPDIGAQLKPLGDLFIKLIRMLLAPIIFASVVVGIARMTDLHEAGRVGVKAVLYFEAASTVALVVGMGVVNVIRPGSGMNADPAKIDSSAIASYTHAAQHHGTLDFLMSIVPGSVVGAFANGEILPIIFFSVIFAIALAKLGPRTAPLVDMLDMFLQGMFGVVRIVMYVAPAGAFGGMAFTIAKYGIGTLAQFGQLMLCLYLTSILFVAVALGLVMRVCGLSLWKYLRYIRDEILITLGTASTEAVLPQMLLKMERMGCSRPVVGMVLPTGYTFNADGTAIYLTMAALFIAQAFNIHLSIGDQLLLLGVLLLTSKGSAGVAGAGFVALAATLSTMHQVPVSGLVLLLGVDRFLNEARAVTNLIGNGVATVVVARWEGALDMDRARAVLDRRAGVESIGADEHDAGLPAPERHAQTSAPGMQSSFR from the coding sequence ATGCAGGCATCACGCATTCGCAGAACGCTTTCCAAACTCTACGTCCAGGTGCTGATCGGTATCGCCGCCGGCATCCTCGTCGGGCACTTCTATCCCGATATCGGTGCCCAGCTCAAGCCGCTCGGCGACCTGTTCATCAAGCTGATCCGCATGCTGCTCGCGCCGATCATCTTCGCGTCGGTCGTGGTCGGCATCGCGCGCATGACCGATCTTCACGAAGCCGGGCGGGTGGGCGTCAAGGCCGTACTGTATTTCGAAGCCGCGTCTACCGTCGCGCTCGTGGTCGGGATGGGGGTCGTCAACGTGATCCGGCCAGGCAGCGGGATGAACGCCGATCCGGCGAAGATCGACAGTTCAGCGATCGCCAGCTACACGCACGCGGCGCAGCATCACGGCACGCTCGATTTCCTGATGAGCATCGTGCCGGGCAGCGTCGTCGGCGCCTTTGCGAACGGCGAGATCCTGCCAATCATCTTCTTCTCGGTGATCTTTGCGATCGCGCTCGCGAAGCTCGGCCCGAGGACCGCGCCGCTCGTCGACATGCTCGACATGTTCCTGCAAGGGATGTTCGGGGTCGTGCGCATCGTCATGTACGTGGCGCCTGCAGGCGCATTTGGCGGGATGGCGTTCACCATCGCCAAATACGGCATCGGCACGCTCGCGCAGTTCGGTCAACTGATGCTGTGCCTGTACCTCACGTCGATCCTGTTCGTCGCGGTGGCGCTCGGCCTCGTGATGCGCGTGTGCGGGTTGTCGCTGTGGAAATACCTGCGTTATATCCGCGACGAGATTCTGATCACGCTCGGCACGGCATCGACGGAAGCCGTGCTGCCGCAGATGCTGCTCAAGATGGAGCGTATGGGCTGCTCGCGTCCGGTCGTCGGCATGGTGTTGCCCACCGGCTATACGTTCAATGCCGACGGCACCGCGATCTACCTGACGATGGCGGCGTTGTTCATCGCGCAGGCATTCAATATCCACCTGTCGATCGGGGATCAGCTTCTGCTGCTCGGCGTGCTGCTGCTGACGTCGAAGGGCTCGGCGGGCGTTGCAGGCGCGGGTTTCGTCGCGCTGGCGGCAACCTTGTCGACCATGCATCAGGTGCCCGTATCGGGCCTGGTCCTGCTGCTCGGCGTCGACCGCTTCCTGAATGAAGCGCGCGCGGTGACGAACCTGATCGGCAACGGCGTGGCGACGGTGGTGGTGGCCCGCTGGGAGGGCGCGCTGGATATGGACAGGGCACGCGCCGTGCTCGATCGTCGCGCCGGCGTCGAGTCGATCGGCGCGGACGAGCACGACGCCGGCCTGCCTGCGCCGGAGCGGCACGCGCAGACAAGCGCTCCAGGCATGCAGTCGAGTTTCCGCTAG
- a CDS encoding LysR family transcriptional regulator: MRTDSTSDFEFFVQLAKLKSLSGAARSLGITPPAATKRLGILEDRFGKRLVNRTTRSVSLTPEGEMYARYATQILDQVREMEDAIAGTPADPHGRLRINATLGFGRTTIAPLVSEFAKRYPNVDVQFVVTDRPVDLVEGAFDMAIRFGELPDQRLRARRLMSNRRFLCASPKYLERHGVPQCKEDLAHHRCIIHTQNDDAFGVWRFMQEDHLEALKVSGSLSSNDGDIVLRWALDGHGILIRSEWDLAKYIQSGRLRLVLPDVVLPSADLFVYYPGQRNESTRARAFIDFLVKHFEAPFVPVDVGKSAPERKRPGRAKN; the protein is encoded by the coding sequence GTGAGAACTGATTCAACCTCCGACTTCGAGTTCTTCGTTCAGCTCGCCAAGCTGAAGAGCCTGTCCGGCGCGGCCCGCTCGCTCGGGATCACGCCTCCCGCGGCAACCAAGCGGCTCGGCATTCTCGAGGACCGGTTCGGCAAGCGGCTGGTCAACCGGACGACCCGCAGCGTCAGCCTGACGCCGGAAGGCGAGATGTATGCGCGATACGCCACACAGATCCTCGATCAGGTGCGAGAGATGGAGGACGCGATCGCGGGCACGCCCGCGGATCCGCACGGGCGGCTACGCATCAATGCGACGCTCGGTTTCGGGCGTACGACCATCGCACCGCTGGTATCGGAATTCGCGAAGCGCTATCCGAACGTCGATGTCCAGTTCGTGGTCACCGATCGCCCGGTCGACCTCGTCGAAGGCGCCTTCGACATGGCCATCCGGTTCGGCGAGTTGCCGGACCAGCGCTTGCGGGCGCGCCGCCTGATGAGCAATCGACGGTTCCTGTGTGCATCGCCGAAATATCTCGAGCGCCACGGTGTGCCGCAGTGCAAGGAGGACCTGGCGCATCACCGCTGCATCATCCATACGCAGAACGACGATGCGTTCGGCGTGTGGCGCTTCATGCAGGAGGATCACCTGGAAGCGCTGAAGGTCAGCGGCTCGCTGTCCAGCAACGACGGCGACATCGTGCTGCGCTGGGCGCTGGACGGTCACGGCATCCTGATCCGCTCGGAGTGGGATCTCGCCAAATACATCCAGAGCGGGAGGCTGCGCCTCGTGCTGCCCGACGTGGTGCTGCCGTCCGCCGACCTGTTCGTCTACTACCCCGGGCAACGCAACGAATCGACGCGCGCGCGCGCATTCATCGATTTTCTGGTCAAGCACTTCGAAGCACCGTTTGTTCCGGTCGACGTCGGCAAGTCCGCGCCCGAGCGAAAACGGCCCGGTCGCGCGAAGAACTGA
- a CDS encoding FAD-containing oxidoreductase: MTQHFDAIVIGTGQAGPPLAARLAGAGMKVAIVERGRFGGTCVNTGCIPTKTLIASAYAAQLARRAAEYGVAVGPVSVDMKAVKARKDQISGRSNHGVEQWVRGLANTTVFQGHARFERADAVRVGDELLEAGRIFINVGGRAQIPPMPGLDSVPYLTNSTMMDVDFLPEHLVIVGGSYVGLEFGQMYRRFGSKVTIVEKGSRLIRREDEDVSQAVREILVNEGIDVQLDANCLSARRDGDGVVVGLDATGGGREVAGSHLLMAVGRVPNTDDLGLERAGVATDARGYITVDDQLHTSVPGIWALGDCNGRGAFTHTAYNDYEIVAANLLDNDPRKVSDRITAYAMYIDPPLGRVGMTLAEAKQTGRRLLVGTRPMTRVGRAVEKGESLGFMKVIVDADSHAILGASILGVTGDEVVHGMLDVMAAGAPYTTISRAMHIHPTVSELVPTLLQDLHPVE; the protein is encoded by the coding sequence ATGACGCAACACTTCGACGCGATCGTCATCGGCACCGGGCAAGCCGGGCCGCCGCTCGCCGCGCGCCTCGCGGGCGCCGGCATGAAAGTCGCGATCGTCGAGCGCGGGCGCTTCGGCGGCACCTGCGTGAACACCGGCTGCATTCCGACCAAGACGCTGATCGCGAGCGCGTACGCCGCGCAGCTCGCGCGGCGCGCCGCCGAATACGGCGTGGCGGTCGGCCCCGTCAGCGTCGACATGAAAGCCGTGAAGGCGCGCAAAGACCAGATTTCCGGCCGCTCGAACCACGGCGTCGAGCAATGGGTACGCGGGCTCGCCAACACGACCGTGTTTCAGGGCCATGCCCGCTTCGAGCGCGCCGACGCGGTGCGCGTCGGCGACGAGCTACTCGAGGCCGGGCGCATCTTCATCAACGTCGGCGGGCGCGCGCAGATTCCACCGATGCCGGGACTCGACTCGGTGCCGTACCTGACCAACTCGACGATGATGGACGTCGACTTCCTGCCCGAGCATCTGGTGATCGTCGGCGGCAGCTACGTCGGGCTCGAATTCGGCCAGATGTACCGCCGCTTCGGCTCGAAGGTCACGATCGTCGAGAAAGGCTCGCGCCTGATCCGTCGCGAGGACGAGGACGTGTCGCAGGCCGTGCGCGAAATTCTCGTGAACGAAGGCATCGACGTGCAGCTCGACGCGAACTGCCTGAGCGCGCGGCGCGACGGCGACGGCGTCGTGGTCGGGCTCGACGCCACCGGCGGCGGCCGCGAAGTCGCGGGCTCGCACCTGCTGATGGCGGTCGGCCGCGTGCCGAACACCGACGACCTCGGGCTCGAGCGGGCCGGCGTCGCGACCGACGCGCGCGGCTACATCACGGTCGACGACCAGTTGCACACCAGCGTGCCCGGCATCTGGGCGCTGGGCGACTGCAACGGGCGCGGCGCGTTCACGCACACCGCGTACAACGACTACGAGATCGTCGCGGCCAACCTGCTCGACAACGATCCGCGCAAGGTGTCCGATCGCATCACCGCCTACGCGATGTACATCGATCCGCCGCTCGGGCGGGTCGGCATGACGCTCGCGGAAGCGAAGCAGACCGGCCGCCGGCTGCTGGTCGGCACGCGCCCGATGACGCGCGTCGGCCGCGCGGTCGAAAAAGGCGAGAGCCTGGGTTTCATGAAGGTGATCGTCGACGCGGACAGCCACGCGATTCTCGGCGCGTCGATCCTCGGCGTGACGGGCGACGAGGTCGTGCACGGGATGCTCGACGTGATGGCCGCAGGCGCGCCCTACACGACGATCAGCCGCGCGATGCACATCCACCCGACCGTGTCGGAGCTGGTGCCGACGCTGCTGCAGGACCTGCATCCGGTCGAATGA
- a CDS encoding mandelate racemase/muconate lactonizing enzyme family protein, with product MRIVEIREQTVPISSPIRNAYIDFSKMTLSLVAVITDVIRDGKPVVGYGFNSNGRYGQGKLMRERFIPRILEADPGSLVNDAGDNLDPHRIWATMFTNEKPGGHGERSVAIGTIDMAVWDAVAKIEGKPLFQLLADRYGDGRPNRRIFVYAAGGYYYPGQDHEKLKDEMRSYIDRGYTVVKKKIGGASLDEDLRRIDAILSVLGDGQKLAVDANGRFDLDTAIRYAKALSQYDLFWYEEPGDPLDFELQATLRNYYDKPMATGEDLFSMQDARNLIRYGGMRADRDWLQFDCALSYGLVEYLRTLDMLRQHGWSPSRCIPHGGHQMSLNIAAGLGLGGNESYPDLFQPYGGFPDGVKVDNGFITMPDLPGIGFEGKADLYAEMQKLSA from the coding sequence ATGAGAATCGTCGAGATTCGCGAACAAACCGTTCCGATCAGTTCCCCGATCCGCAACGCCTACATCGACTTCAGCAAGATGACGCTGAGCCTCGTCGCCGTGATCACCGACGTGATCCGCGACGGCAAGCCGGTCGTCGGTTACGGCTTCAATTCGAACGGGCGCTACGGCCAGGGCAAGCTCATGCGCGAGCGCTTCATCCCGCGCATTCTCGAGGCCGACCCCGGTTCGCTCGTCAACGATGCGGGCGACAACCTCGACCCGCACCGGATCTGGGCGACGATGTTCACCAACGAGAAACCGGGCGGCCACGGCGAGCGTTCGGTCGCGATCGGCACGATCGACATGGCGGTATGGGACGCGGTCGCCAAGATCGAAGGCAAGCCGCTGTTCCAGTTGCTGGCGGACCGCTACGGCGACGGCCGGCCGAACCGCCGGATCTTCGTCTATGCGGCGGGCGGCTACTACTATCCGGGCCAGGATCACGAGAAGCTCAAGGACGAGATGCGCAGCTACATCGACCGCGGCTACACGGTCGTGAAGAAGAAAATCGGCGGCGCGTCGCTCGACGAAGACCTGCGCCGCATCGACGCGATCCTCAGCGTGCTCGGCGACGGCCAGAAACTCGCCGTCGACGCCAACGGCCGCTTCGATCTCGATACCGCGATCCGATATGCGAAGGCGCTGTCGCAATACGACCTGTTCTGGTACGAGGAACCGGGCGATCCACTTGATTTCGAGCTGCAGGCGACGCTGCGCAACTACTACGACAAGCCGATGGCGACGGGCGAGGACCTGTTCTCGATGCAGGATGCGCGCAACCTGATCCGCTACGGGGGCATGCGTGCCGACCGTGACTGGCTGCAGTTCGATTGCGCGTTGAGCTACGGTCTCGTCGAGTATCTGCGCACGCTGGACATGCTGCGCCAGCACGGCTGGTCGCCGAGCCGCTGCATCCCGCACGGCGGTCACCAGATGTCGCTCAACATCGCGGCCGGCCTCGGCCTCGGCGGCAACGAGTCGTACCCGGACCTGTTCCAGCCGTACGGCGGCTTCCCCGACGGCGTGAAGGTCGACAACGGCTTCATCACGATGCCGGACCTGCCGGGCATCGGCTTCGAAGGCAAGGCCGACCTGTACGCGGAAATGCAGAAGCTGTCCGCGTAA